The genomic DNA ACGAACAGCCACAGCAGCAGCGAGATGTTCTTCAGCCCCGCCGACGGCGTGATGCTGAGCAGGAGGATGACGATGGCCAGCGGCAGGAAGAACTCCGCCACACACCACCGCGAGTCCACGTAGTCCCGCACGAACTTGCGCACCGGGCCCTTGTCGCGCGCGGGCAGGTACTTCTCGTTGCCCGAGGCCAGGGCCTCGCGCTGGCGGGCCATGTCGGCCCTGCGCGTCTCCCGCGCGCGCTTCGACGCCTCCTTGCGTGTCACCGGCGTCTTGGCCATGGCGCGGCGCTGCGCCTGCGAATCGCTGCGCTTGGGCGTGGGCCTGCCCTTGGGCGCCTCGGCCGGACGCACATGCTTCGACTCCACCGCGCTCACCTCGGGCTCAGTGGACTGGTCATCCTTGGAACGGCTTCCGAACACAAGCCCAAGAATAGGGGCTCCCGGGTGTACGACCCAGAGCGAGGGGGAACGATCCGGCAACGGCGTGCGTGTCACTACCTGTGGGGGCGCGCGAACCGGGAGCCCCTACGGTCGTCTACTCCCTGGGCGGGAGGACGGACCCCCGGCGGTTCGTCCCACAGGAGGAGCGCATTGGCGCCCAGGCAGTGCGGTAATAGAAGCAGGGCCCGTACTGTGGGTTCTGCAGAGTATGTGCCGAGGCTGAAGTCCGTCAGAAGGGGGCGCGCGAGGCCCATGAGCGGTGTCATGAAGCGGATGGGGATGATCTTCCGCGCGAAGGCCAACAAGGCCCTGGACCGGGCCGAGGACCCGCGCGAGACCCTCGACTACTCGTACCAGAAGCAGCTTGAGCTGCTCCAGAAGGTGCGCCGGGGCGTCGCCGACGTGGCGACGTCGCGCAAGCGCCTGGAACTGCAGCTCGGCCAGTTGCAGAACCAGTCCGCCAAGCTGGAGGACCAGGGCCGCAAGGCCCTCGCCCTCGGCCGCGAGGACCTGGCGCGCGAGGCGCTGTCCCGCAAGGCGGCGCTGCACCAGCAGGTCACCGACCTGGAGACGCAGCACCAGACGCTCCAGACCGAGGAGGAGAAGCTCACCCTCGCCGCCCAGCGGCTGCAGGCCAAGGTGGACGCCTTCCGGACGAAGAAGGAGACCATCAAGGCCACCTACACCGCGGCGCAGGCGCAGACCCGGATCGGCGAAGCGTTCTCCGGCATCTCCGAGGAGATGGGCGACGTCGGCCTGGCCGTGCAGCGCGCCGAGGACCGTACGGCGCAGATGCAGGCCCGCGCCGGCGCGATCGACGAGCTGCTGGCCTCCGGTGCGCTGGACGACCCGACGGGGATGGCGAAGGACGACATCTCCGCCGAGCTGGACCGGCTCTCCGGCGGCGCCGACGTCGAGCTGGAGCTGCAGCGCATGAAGGCCGAGCTGGCGGGCGGCCCCGCCGAGCAGCAGCAGGCGATCGAGGGCGGCCAGCAGGGCGCCCAGACGCCGCCGCAGCAGCAGGCTCCGCCGCAGGACGCCCCGCGGTTCGACAAGCAGTGACCGCCCCGCGACGGGCTCGGAAGAACGGGAGAAGGCCGTGATCGTACGGATCATGGGGGAGGGTCAGGTGAAGCTGGACGACAGCCACTTCGCCGAGCTCGACAAGCTGGACGACGAGCTGCTCGCCGAGATGGAGGGCGGCGACGAGGCCGGCTTCCGGCGGACCCTCGGCGCCTTGCTGGATGCCGTGCGCTCGCTCGGCACCCCGCTCCCGGCCGACGCGCTGGAGCCCTCCGAGCTGATCCTCCCGGGGCCCGACGCCTCCCTGGAGGAGGTCCGGGAGATGCTCAGCGACGACGGCCTCATCCCCGGCTGATCCCCGGCTGACATCCGGCCCAGCACCACGTACGCCTCGGCCGCTCCCCGCCCCGGTCGTCAGGACCGGGGCCGGCCCTCCTCTGCACCCCATGCTGCCGTGACCCCACTCGCCGCTCTGCCCCGCTGGCTGCGGGCGCATCCCCTCGCGGCCGACGCCCTGCTGGCGGCGGTCGCGCTCGCCGCCATCCTCATCAGCTCCGTGTACCCCGACCGCGGGGCGAACGCGCCGCCGCCCGCCGACCTGGGCCCCGCCGAGGTCGTGCTCGCGACCGCGGCCTGTGCCGTCCTCGTGCTGCGCCGGCGGCTGCCGTGGGCCGTGCTCGCCGCCACGATGACGCTGACCATCGCGCACGTCATCGCCTCTGCGGGCGACCCGCGCTCGCCGATCGCGCTGAGCGTCGTGGTCTCCCTCTACACCGTCGCCGCCCGCACCGACCGGCACACCACCTGGCGCATCGCGCTGCTCACCATCGGGGTGCTTACGTTCGCGATGATGCTCTTCGGCGACCGCCCCTGGTACGCGGACGAGAACCTCGGGGTCTTCGCCTGGACCGGGATGGCCGCGGGCGTCGGTGACGCCGTGCGCAGCCGCCGGGCCGTGGTCGACGCCATCCGCGAGCGCGCCGAGCGGGCCGAGCGGACCCGCGAGGAGGAGGCGCGGCGGCGGGTCGCGGAGGAGCGGGTACGGATCGCGCGCGAGCTGCACGACGTCGTCGCGCACCACATCGCGCTGGTCAACGTCCAGGCGGGGGTGGCCTCGCACGTGATGGAGAGCCGTCCTGACCAGGCCAAGGAGGCGCTGGCGCACGTACGCGACGCCGGCCGCACGGCGCTGGAGGAGCTGCGTACCACGGTGGGGCTGCTGCGCCAGTCCGGCGACCCGCACGCGCCCACCGAGCCGGCGCCGGGGCTGGCGATGCTGACGGAGCTGGTGGAGGGGTTCGTCCGCGCGGGCACGCCGGTGTCGGTGGAGGTCGCCTCGGAGCTGGGCCCGCGCAGGACGGCGGTGACGACGCGGGTGGAGCGGGCGGCCGAGGTGGTCGGCGGGCTGCCGGCGGCGGTGGACCTGGCCGCGTACCGGGTGCTCCAGGAGGCGCTGACGAACGTGCGCAAGCACGCGGGGGCGGAGGCGCAAGCGGTGGTGAGTCTGTCGCGGGAGGCGGACGAGCTGGAGATCGCGGTTCGCGACGACGGCCCCGGCGCGGCCGGCACCGGACCGGACGACGGGCGGGACGACGCCCGGCGGGACGGCGGCGGCAGGGACAGCAGCGGGAAGGACGGTGGGGGGAAGGACGGCGGCGTGAAGGGCGGCGCCGAGGTGGACGAGGACGGCGAGCGCGCCGGCGGGCTCGGGCTCGTCGGCATGCGCGAGCGCGCCGCCGCGCTGGGCGGCAGGTGCACGGCGGGGGAGCGTACGGACGGCCGGACGGGCTTCGAGGTACGGGTACGGTTGCCGCTGCGGGTGGCCGCGGACGCGGACACGGGCGGCACCCCCGCCGCCGGCGGCCCGGGCACGGCCCGGCCGCCGCGGGAGCGGGAGGCGAACGGGACGCGGGCGTCCGGCTGTCTGCGCCGCGCGCCCGGTGAGGCGATCAAGGAGCAGGGGTGAGCGAGGTCCCGCCGCCGCGGACGCGGCCGATCCGGGTGGTGCTGGCGGACGACCACGCGCTGATGCGCAGCGCGTTCCGCGTCCTGGTCGACTCCGAGCCGGACATGGAGGTCGTCGGCGAGGCGGGCGACGGCGCGGAGGCGGTGCGGATCGTCCGCGAGACGGACGCGGACCTGGTGCTCATGGACATCCGGATGCCCGGCACCGACGGCCTGACCGCCACCCGCACGATCTCCGAGGACGATGGCCTCAGCCACGTGCGCGTGGTCATCCTCACGACCTTCGAGGTCGACGAGTACGTCATCGAGGCGCTGCGCGCAGGCGCGTCCGGCTTCCTCGGCAAGGGCGCGGAGCCCGGCGAGCTGCTGGCCGCGATCCGGGTCGCCGCGGACGGCGACGCGCTGCTGTCGCCCACGGCGACGAAGGGGCTGATCGCCCGCTTCCTGGCGGGCGGCGACACCCCGCCGGGCGGCCCGGCCGACGCCACCGGGGGCGCGGAGGCGACGGACCGCCTGGCCGCGCTGACGAGCCGGGAGCGCGAGGTGCTGGGGCTCGTCGCCCGCGGCCTGGCCAACGACGAGATCGCCGGCCAGTTGGAGGTCAGCCCGCTGACGGTGAAGACGCACGTCAACCGCACGATGGCCAAACTGGGCGCCCGCGACCGGGCCCAACTGGTGGTCCTGGCCTACGAGTCGGGCCTCGTCCGCCCCGGCAGCTAGCCTCGCACCGCCCCGCTACAGGAACGTCCCCGACGGGATGTACGGCGCCGGCGGTCGCATGCCCCGTACGCACACGTAACCCGCCGTCGTCAGCTCCAGCCCCGCCGCCAGCCCCACGTCCACCGCCCACTCCTGGTCCGCCGTCAGATCCGCGACCCGCGCCACCGCCCCCGGGGCCAGGCTCAGCAGCGCCGCCGTCAGCAGCCGCGCCGCGATCCGGCGCGACGTCGCCGCCAGCAGCTCGATGCCGCCGTCGCGCAGGTACGCGTACCCGCTGCCCGCGAGGTCGTCGGAGACGATGCACTGGTAGTGCCGCAGCAGCTCCGTGTGGTCGGGCCCGTGGGCACCGCCGCGGAGCCTGCGGTCGACGGAGTCCATGAGGTCGCGCTGGCCGGGGCCGCCCTCGACGACGGCGCCCGTGGGCGGTTCGAGGCCGGCGTGGTCGACGGTGCCGCGCAGCCGCATGGCGGGGTGCAGGGTGAAGCCCGCGGCGCGGTAGGCGCGGGCGGCGTGCGGGTGGCGGGAGCCGCAGATGAGGCCGCGCAGGCAGCCGCGCCCGTACGCGAGCGTGCGCGCCAGCAGCGCCTTGCCCAGCCCCTTGCCCTGCGCCTCCGGCGCGACGACCAGCAGCGAGAGCCCCCAGGTGCCCTCGCGCCTGGTGGACAGCGCCGCGCCCAGCGGCCGGCCGGAGTCGTCCATGGCCAGCCAGCAGCCGCTGGGGTCGGTGCGCGCCAGGTGCCGTACGACGCTGCGCAGGAGGATCGCGCCGTTCTCGTCCGGCTCCTCGGGCGGGTCGCCCTTGGCGGCGTGCGAGGCGGCGAACGCGGCGTAGGCGGTGGCGCGTACGGCCTCGGCGTCGTCCTTCGAGTCGCGGACCTGGCGCAGGATCATGAGGTCAATCCTCTGCCCTGCGCCGGGCCCGCGTCACCCCCCGCATCCGGCCGTCAGGGCAGCGCCAGCATCCGCTCCAGCGCGCGCTTGGCGTAGTCCTCGGTCTCCTTGTCGACCTCGATGCGGTTGACGAGCTTGCCGTCGGCCAGCGACTCCAGCGCCCAGACCAGGTGGGGCAGGTCGATGCGGTTCATCGTGGAGCAGAAGCAGACGGTGCGGTCGAGGAAGACGATCTCCTTGTCGGGGTGCTGCTTCGCCAGCCGGCGGACGAGGTTCAGCTCTGTGCCGATGGCCCACTTCGAACCGGCCGGGGCCGCGTCGAGGGCCTTGATGATGTGCTCGGTGGAGCCGACGTGGTCGGCGGCGGCGACCACCTCGTGCTTGCACTCGGGGTGGACCAGCACGTTCACGCCGGGGATGCGCTCGCGCACCTCCTCGACCGAGTCGAGTGAGAAGCGGCCGTGCACGGAGCAGTGCCCGCGCCACAGGATCATCTTCGCGGCGCGCAACTGCTCGGCGGTCAGGCCGCCGTCCGGCCGGTGCGGGTTGTAGACGACGCAGTCGTCGGGGGAGAGGCCCAGGTCGCGTATCGCGGTGTTGCGGCCGAGGTGCTGGTCGGGCAGGAACAGCACCTTGCCCTCGCCGGCGGGGCGCTGGTCGAACGCCCAGTTCAGGGCCCGCTCGGCGTTGGAGGAGGTGCAGATGGTGCCGCCGTGCCGGCCGGTGAACGCCTTGATGTCCGCGGAGGAGTTCATGTACGAGACCGGGATGGTGACGTCTGCCACACCGGCCTCGGTGAGCACGTCCCAGCACTCGGCGACCTGCTCGGCGGTGGCCATGTCGGCCATGGAGCAGCCGGCCGCCAGGTCGGGCAGGACGACCGCCTGGGCGTCGGAGGTAAGGATGTCCGCGGACTCGGCCATGAAGTGCACGCCGCAGAAGACGATGTACTCCGCGTCGGGGCGGGCGGCGGCCTGCTGCGCGAGCTTGAACGAGTCGCCGGTTACGTCGGCGAACTGGATGACCTCGTCGCGCTGGTAGTGGTGGCCGAGGACGAAGACCTTCCCGCCCAGCCGCTCCTTGGCGGCGCGGGCGCGCTCGACCAGCCCGGGGTCCGAGGGGGCGGGCAGGTCGCCGGGGCAGTCGACGCCGCGCTCGCTGGAGGGGTCAGCCTCCCGCCCGAGCAGCAGCAGGGCGAGGGGCGTGGGGGTCACATCAAGGTCCTGGGCGGTGGTCACAGCGCACTCCACCCTTTCTCTTCGGCTCTCGGCGGGCTGCCGGCGCATCCATTTTCGTCACATTGACGTTATTAATCATATCCCCTTCGCGTCAGGTTGACGATGGTGCTCGCGTCAATGTGACGAATGCCGCGCCCGGGTCCCAGCCCGGTCCGTATGCCCTCCTCCGACCTTGGGCGGATGACCCGAAGTGGTGGCGTATGCGAGCATGAAAGGAGCAAGAAAGCGCGCGCCCGGCCGGAATGAATCGGGAGCGCGGCCGGTTGGACTCGATCGGCAAGCAGTCCACAACCCGGGAGACATGCGAATGACCGTTCAGGGCGAGACCACCGCAGTCGACGGCATCATTCTGTCCGACGCCGCTGCGGCGAAGGTCAAGAGCCTGCTGGAGCAGGAAGGCCAGCCGGATCTCAAGCTCCGCGTCGCCGTTCAGCCCGGTGGCTGCTCCGGCCTGCGCTACCAGCTCTTCTTCGACGACCGCGACCTCGACGGTGACGTCGTCAAGGACTTCGGTGGCGTCTCGGTCGTGACCGACCGGATGAGCGCCCCGTATCTGACCGGCGCGTCCATCGACTTCGTCGACTCGATCGAGAAGCAGGGCTTCACGATCGACAACCCGAACGCCACCGGCTCCTGCGCCTGCGGCGACTCCTTCAGCTAGAACCCGCCCGGAGCGCGATACGGGCCGCCGGCCCGCACCGGCATGGAGGAAGGCGGCGGAAACCCCCACGGTTCCGCCGCCTTCCGCTTGTGTGGGCGTTGCCGCCCGGCGTGGCAAGTTCTTACTACCTACTTGGCGGCCACCCGCTCTCCCGTTCGCGCGTCCAGGACCTTGCGGCCGTCGAGCGGTGCGGACAGCTCCACCGTCTCCGTGAAGCGCTTCGCGATCTGGATGCAGACCTCGCCCGGCTCGTCCTCGCCGGTGAGCCGCACCGTCACCGCACCGTCCGACTCGTCGGCGGTCGCCGCGTACTCGGTGCACACGCCGCCCCAGAAGTGCAGCTTCAGGGTGCGCCCGGTCACCGAGTACGACTCGATGCCCACGGGGCTCCCCACCGCACCGCCGCGGCTCTCCGGCTCCTCGGCGGGCACGGACGACGGCGGCTGTGCGGGCTCGGCGGGCTCCACCTGACCGGGTGAATCCGGCCCGGAGTCGCTGCTCTCCGACGGCGCGGGGCTGCCGGGCCGGCCGGCGGTGCCGCCGCCCGCGGTGGGCTCGGCGCCCGGGGCGGACGTCGGCGGGGCCGGCTCGGGGACCGCCGGCGTGCTCGGCTCCGCGGCGGTGACGTACTCCGGCGCGACGGCCAGTTGCGGCCAGACGACCGTGCCCGGCTTGCCGCCGTGGAACGGGGTGGGCGAGTCGCTCGTCACCTGGAACAGCCAGGACGGCACCAGCACCGGCCGCCCCTCCACCGACTGCGCGGAGAGCCCGAACTCGGCGCCGCGCACCTTGGTCGGCGCCATCTTGCCCGTGCACGGGTCGACCTTGCCGACCAGCGGCTTGCCGGGCCCCGTGCCCTCCTCGTACGGCACCGCCGAGGCGCACGCCGGGGCGACCGCCGGCGCCTCACCGCTGCCGCCCGAGGGCTTGTTCAGCTCCTCGAAAGCCGCGTCCGCCGTGATCACCGGGTACGTGTCCGCCTCCGCGGGGTCGGCCAGGTAGCCGTTGCCGCCGGTCACCTGCCCGTCCCCGCCTATCTGCAGCGACGTCTGCCAGCCCGCCGTCGGCAGCCCGCCGACGACCGGCTCCGCCGTCACCGTACGCACGGCACCGAACGGCTGGGCCGCCGCCACCTCGGCGTCCTCCTGGCCCACCGCCGCGAGCACCGGTTCCGCGGCCTTCTTCGCCGCGGCCGCCGGCACCGGGTCGCCCTGCGCGTCGCGCGGGGTGACGGGGGCCGCGCACGCGGACGTCACCGCCGCGTCCGGGTCGCCGCCGTCCTGCTCCGCCGGCAGCGGCAGGTCGCAGGCGGTGCCGCCGTACTGCTGGTACGTCCAGGCGCCCGGCGCCTCCGCCTGGACCTGGAGCAGCGGCCCCTGCCCGTCGCGTGAGACGCCGACGCGCCAGCCGCCGCCCTCCTCGCGGGGCTTGCCGTCCATCCCCAGCGCCGCCGCGAGCCGCGCCACATCGGCGGCCCCGACCCGGCCCGCGGGCTCGAACACCGGCGCCTCGTCCGGCCCTTCCGGCAACTCGCCGACGAGCCGCAGCGGCGCGCTCCCGCCCGTCGCCGCGGCCTCCATGGAAAGCCCGTCGAGCCGCAGCGGCGGCGGCTCGCCGCCGTCGGAGCCGGCACCGCCGCCGTCGTCCGTACGGTCCACCAGATACGCGACCCCGCCGCCGGTCAGCATCACCGCGGCGGCGACGGCCGCGGCCACCAGCACGCCGGGGCGGCGCCTGCCGCCGTCCGGACGGCCGGGC from Streptomyces sp. CMB-StM0423 includes the following:
- a CDS encoding response regulator, whose translation is MSEVPPPRTRPIRVVLADDHALMRSAFRVLVDSEPDMEVVGEAGDGAEAVRIVRETDADLVLMDIRMPGTDGLTATRTISEDDGLSHVRVVILTTFEVDEYVIEALRAGASGFLGKGAEPGELLAAIRVAADGDALLSPTATKGLIARFLAGGDTPPGGPADATGGAEATDRLAALTSREREVLGLVARGLANDEIAGQLEVSPLTVKTHVNRTMAKLGARDRAQLVVLAYESGLVRPGS
- a CDS encoding DUF3043 domain-containing protein, which codes for MSAVESKHVRPAEAPKGRPTPKRSDSQAQRRAMAKTPVTRKEASKRARETRRADMARQREALASGNEKYLPARDKGPVRKFVRDYVDSRWCVAEFFLPLAIVILLLSITPSAGLKNISLLLWLFVIVLIVFDSIAISVQVKKQLKARFPDESHRGAKAYALMRTLQLRRMRLPKPQVKRGERP
- the nadA gene encoding quinolinate synthase NadA — its product is MTTAQDLDVTPTPLALLLLGREADPSSERGVDCPGDLPAPSDPGLVERARAAKERLGGKVFVLGHHYQRDEVIQFADVTGDSFKLAQQAAARPDAEYIVFCGVHFMAESADILTSDAQAVVLPDLAAGCSMADMATAEQVAECWDVLTEAGVADVTIPVSYMNSSADIKAFTGRHGGTICTSSNAERALNWAFDQRPAGEGKVLFLPDQHLGRNTAIRDLGLSPDDCVVYNPHRPDGGLTAEQLRAAKMILWRGHCSVHGRFSLDSVEEVRERIPGVNVLVHPECKHEVVAAADHVGSTEHIIKALDAAPAGSKWAIGTELNLVRRLAKQHPDKEIVFLDRTVCFCSTMNRIDLPHLVWALESLADGKLVNRIEVDKETEDYAKRALERMLALP
- a CDS encoding PspA/IM30 family protein; its protein translation is MSGVMKRMGMIFRAKANKALDRAEDPRETLDYSYQKQLELLQKVRRGVADVATSRKRLELQLGQLQNQSAKLEDQGRKALALGREDLAREALSRKAALHQQVTDLETQHQTLQTEEEKLTLAAQRLQAKVDAFRTKKETIKATYTAAQAQTRIGEAFSGISEEMGDVGLAVQRAEDRTAQMQARAGAIDELLASGALDDPTGMAKDDISAELDRLSGGADVELELQRMKAELAGGPAEQQQAIEGGQQGAQTPPQQQAPPQDAPRFDKQ
- the pspAA gene encoding PspA-associated protein PspAA translates to MIVRIMGEGQVKLDDSHFAELDKLDDELLAEMEGGDEAGFRRTLGALLDAVRSLGTPLPADALEPSELILPGPDASLEEVREMLSDDGLIPG
- the erpA gene encoding iron-sulfur cluster insertion protein ErpA, producing MTVQGETTAVDGIILSDAAAAKVKSLLEQEGQPDLKLRVAVQPGGCSGLRYQLFFDDRDLDGDVVKDFGGVSVVTDRMSAPYLTGASIDFVDSIEKQGFTIDNPNATGSCACGDSFS
- a CDS encoding sensor histidine kinase, which translates into the protein MTPLAALPRWLRAHPLAADALLAAVALAAILISSVYPDRGANAPPPADLGPAEVVLATAACAVLVLRRRLPWAVLAATMTLTIAHVIASAGDPRSPIALSVVVSLYTVAARTDRHTTWRIALLTIGVLTFAMMLFGDRPWYADENLGVFAWTGMAAGVGDAVRSRRAVVDAIRERAERAERTREEEARRRVAEERVRIARELHDVVAHHIALVNVQAGVASHVMESRPDQAKEALAHVRDAGRTALEELRTTVGLLRQSGDPHAPTEPAPGLAMLTELVEGFVRAGTPVSVEVASELGPRRTAVTTRVERAAEVVGGLPAAVDLAAYRVLQEALTNVRKHAGAEAQAVVSLSREADELEIAVRDDGPGAAGTGPDDGRDDARRDGGGRDSSGKDGGGKDGGVKGGAEVDEDGERAGGLGLVGMRERAAALGGRCTAGERTDGRTGFEVRVRLPLRVAADADTGGTPAAGGPGTARPPREREANGTRASGCLRRAPGEAIKEQG
- a CDS encoding GNAT family N-acetyltransferase, with protein sequence MILRQVRDSKDDAEAVRATAYAAFAASHAAKGDPPEEPDENGAILLRSVVRHLARTDPSGCWLAMDDSGRPLGAALSTRREGTWGLSLLVVAPEAQGKGLGKALLARTLAYGRGCLRGLICGSRHPHAARAYRAAGFTLHPAMRLRGTVDHAGLEPPTGAVVEGGPGQRDLMDSVDRRLRGGAHGPDHTELLRHYQCIVSDDLAGSGYAYLRDGGIELLAATSRRIAARLLTAALLSLAPGAVARVADLTADQEWAVDVGLAAGLELTTAGYVCVRGMRPPAPYIPSGTFL